The genomic segment TCGATGACGCCGGTGTCCGGCGTTATCTGGGGGGCGGCTGGCTCGAAGAACTGGCCTGGCTTGCAACTCTGGAAGCGGGGGCGGATGATGCGCTTTTCTCCCAAGTGATCGAATGGGAAACAACCGGGTATGAGGGGCGCAATGAAGTGGATGTTCTGGCCCGGGTGCGCAATCACCTGCTGTTTATTTCCTGCAAGGCCCTGAAACCGGATTTTCACGCCTACAGCAATGTGAAAGCCAAGCTGGAAAAACTGACCTATTTTCTGCATGAGGCAGACAATCTGGCGGATCATTTCGGCAGCAGCGACGACAAGGTTGTTCTGATCATCACCACAGACCTGATTGACGAGGCTGCCGGGGACAAAGCTCGCTTCCCGCAGATTTTCGGCAAGGCCGAGGCGCTGGGGGTCACCATACTCGGCCTTGAGGATTTGCGTTATGAAATTCTGGTGGACAGGCTGCGGGAGATTGTCGGAAACATCTGAAGGCCAGTGGACCGCCATGCCCCTTGCGAGGGCCTTGCCCCCTCCACTCCCTTCACACAATCCTCCGAAAGCTTTGGCTACAGGA from the Luteithermobacter gelatinilyticus genome contains:
- a CDS encoding Card1-like endonuclease domain-containing protein — encoded protein: MQKIIKLLAQKSARLSKRETGDIELAVRRQNLTKYLSRNFVPFNHVKDYLFHGGQRKLSGRDEQVQHVIERLMDMDMIVASPRGSARYRLVDDAGVRRYLGGGWLEELAWLATLEAGADDALFSQVIEWETTGYEGRNEVDVLARVRNHLLFISCKALKPDFHAYSNVKAKLEKLTYFLHEADNLADHFGSSDDKVVLIITTDLIDEAAGDKARFPQIFGKAEALGVTILGLEDLRYEILVDRLREIVGNI